The Mustela erminea isolate mMusErm1 chromosome 18, mMusErm1.Pri, whole genome shotgun sequence genome has a window encoding:
- the C1QTNF1 gene encoding complement C1q tumor necrosis factor-related protein 1 isoform X1, which produces MLQAQEAAAGRGLEPHPGARGRLERPEALARSVGSWSPVCTLALQKAGTGGTMGSRGLRLVLAGGLLLAFACGPVLGRVPRGLQEPLEQEWTKEPLLDYDERDGEKHEKPSPRRGEEATASPCFRCCDPGTPVYQAVPVPQINITILKGEKGDRGDRGLQGKYGKTGSAGARGHVGPKGQKGSMGAPGDRCKNHYAAFSVGRKKPLHSNDYYQTLIFDTEFVNLYGHFNMFTGRFYCYVPGIYFFSLNVHTWNQKETYLHIMKNTEEVVILYAQVSDRSIMQSQSLMLELRDQDEVWVRLFKGERENAIFSDEFDTYITFSGYLVKHAAEP; this is translated from the exons ATGCTCCAAGCCCAAGAGGCCGCTGCTGGACGCGGGCTGGAG CCCCACCCAGGAGCTAGAGGGAGATTGGAACGCCCTGAGGCCCTAGCGAGAAGTGTGGGATCCTGGAGTCCTGTTTGCACGTTGGCTTTGCAGAAAG CAGGCACCGGCGGGACGATGGGCTCCCGGGGACTGAGACTCGTGCTGGCGGGCGGCCTGTTGCTGGCCTTCGCCTGTGGCCCGGTGCTGGGCCGTGTGCCACGTGGTCTCCAGGAGCCGCTGGAGCAGGAGTGGACCAAGGAGCCACTGCTAGACTACGATGAGAG GGATGGAGAAAAGCATGAAAAGCCCAGCCCCAGGCGGGGGGAGGAGGCCACAGCTTCCCCGTGCTTCCGCTGCTGTGACCCTGGTACCCCCGTGTACCAGGCTGTCCCTGTGCCACAGATCAACATCACCATCTTGAAAG GTGAGAAGGGTGACCGGGGAGACCGCGGCTTGCAAGGCAAATACGGCAAGACCGGCTCGGCGGGCGCCCGGGGCCACGTGGGCCCCAAAGGGCAGAAGGGGTCGATGGGGGCCCCCGGGGACCGCTGCAAGAACCACTACGCCGCCTTCTCCGTGGGCCGCAAGAAGCCGCTGCACAGCAACGACTACTACCAGACCCTGATCTTCGACACGGAGTTCGTGAACCTCTACGGCCACTTCAACATGTTCACGGGCAGGTTCTACTGCTACGTGCCGGGCATCTACTTCTTCAGCCTCAACGTGCACACCTGGAACCAGAAGGAGACGTACCTGCACATCATGAAGAACACGGAGGAGGTGGTGATCCTGTACGCGCAGGTGAGCGACCGCAGCATCATGCAGAGCCAGAGCCTGATGCTCGAGCTGCGGGACCAGGACGAGGTGTGGGTGCGCCTCTTCAAGGGCGAGCGGGAGAACGCCATCTTCAGTGACGAGTTCGACACCTACATCACCTTCAGCGGCTATCTGGTCAAGCACGCCGCGGAGCCCTAG
- the C1QTNF1 gene encoding complement C1q tumor necrosis factor-related protein 1 isoform X3 translates to MGSRGLRLVLAGGLLLAFACGPVLGRVPRGLQEPLEQEWTKEPLLDYDERDGEKHEKPSPRRGEEATASPCFRCCDPGTPVYQAVPVPQINITILKGEKGDRGDRGLQGKYGKTGSAGARGHVGPKGQKGSMGAPGDRCKNHYAAFSVGRKKPLHSNDYYQTLIFDTEFVNLYGHFNMFTGRFYCYVPGIYFFSLNVHTWNQKETYLHIMKNTEEVVILYAQVSDRSIMQSQSLMLELRDQDEVWVRLFKGERENAIFSDEFDTYITFSGYLVKHAAEP, encoded by the exons ATGGGCTCCCGGGGACTGAGACTCGTGCTGGCGGGCGGCCTGTTGCTGGCCTTCGCCTGTGGCCCGGTGCTGGGCCGTGTGCCACGTGGTCTCCAGGAGCCGCTGGAGCAGGAGTGGACCAAGGAGCCACTGCTAGACTACGATGAGAG GGATGGAGAAAAGCATGAAAAGCCCAGCCCCAGGCGGGGGGAGGAGGCCACAGCTTCCCCGTGCTTCCGCTGCTGTGACCCTGGTACCCCCGTGTACCAGGCTGTCCCTGTGCCACAGATCAACATCACCATCTTGAAAG GTGAGAAGGGTGACCGGGGAGACCGCGGCTTGCAAGGCAAATACGGCAAGACCGGCTCGGCGGGCGCCCGGGGCCACGTGGGCCCCAAAGGGCAGAAGGGGTCGATGGGGGCCCCCGGGGACCGCTGCAAGAACCACTACGCCGCCTTCTCCGTGGGCCGCAAGAAGCCGCTGCACAGCAACGACTACTACCAGACCCTGATCTTCGACACGGAGTTCGTGAACCTCTACGGCCACTTCAACATGTTCACGGGCAGGTTCTACTGCTACGTGCCGGGCATCTACTTCTTCAGCCTCAACGTGCACACCTGGAACCAGAAGGAGACGTACCTGCACATCATGAAGAACACGGAGGAGGTGGTGATCCTGTACGCGCAGGTGAGCGACCGCAGCATCATGCAGAGCCAGAGCCTGATGCTCGAGCTGCGGGACCAGGACGAGGTGTGGGTGCGCCTCTTCAAGGGCGAGCGGGAGAACGCCATCTTCAGTGACGAGTTCGACACCTACATCACCTTCAGCGGCTATCTGGTCAAGCACGCCGCGGAGCCCTAG
- the C1QTNF1 gene encoding complement C1q tumor necrosis factor-related protein 1 isoform X2, translating to MLQAQEAAAGRGLEPHPGARGRLERPEALARSVGSWSPVCTLALQKGTGGTMGSRGLRLVLAGGLLLAFACGPVLGRVPRGLQEPLEQEWTKEPLLDYDERDGEKHEKPSPRRGEEATASPCFRCCDPGTPVYQAVPVPQINITILKGEKGDRGDRGLQGKYGKTGSAGARGHVGPKGQKGSMGAPGDRCKNHYAAFSVGRKKPLHSNDYYQTLIFDTEFVNLYGHFNMFTGRFYCYVPGIYFFSLNVHTWNQKETYLHIMKNTEEVVILYAQVSDRSIMQSQSLMLELRDQDEVWVRLFKGERENAIFSDEFDTYITFSGYLVKHAAEP from the exons ATGCTCCAAGCCCAAGAGGCCGCTGCTGGACGCGGGCTGGAG CCCCACCCAGGAGCTAGAGGGAGATTGGAACGCCCTGAGGCCCTAGCGAGAAGTGTGGGATCCTGGAGTCCTGTTTGCACGTTGGCTTTGCAGAAAG GCACCGGCGGGACGATGGGCTCCCGGGGACTGAGACTCGTGCTGGCGGGCGGCCTGTTGCTGGCCTTCGCCTGTGGCCCGGTGCTGGGCCGTGTGCCACGTGGTCTCCAGGAGCCGCTGGAGCAGGAGTGGACCAAGGAGCCACTGCTAGACTACGATGAGAG GGATGGAGAAAAGCATGAAAAGCCCAGCCCCAGGCGGGGGGAGGAGGCCACAGCTTCCCCGTGCTTCCGCTGCTGTGACCCTGGTACCCCCGTGTACCAGGCTGTCCCTGTGCCACAGATCAACATCACCATCTTGAAAG GTGAGAAGGGTGACCGGGGAGACCGCGGCTTGCAAGGCAAATACGGCAAGACCGGCTCGGCGGGCGCCCGGGGCCACGTGGGCCCCAAAGGGCAGAAGGGGTCGATGGGGGCCCCCGGGGACCGCTGCAAGAACCACTACGCCGCCTTCTCCGTGGGCCGCAAGAAGCCGCTGCACAGCAACGACTACTACCAGACCCTGATCTTCGACACGGAGTTCGTGAACCTCTACGGCCACTTCAACATGTTCACGGGCAGGTTCTACTGCTACGTGCCGGGCATCTACTTCTTCAGCCTCAACGTGCACACCTGGAACCAGAAGGAGACGTACCTGCACATCATGAAGAACACGGAGGAGGTGGTGATCCTGTACGCGCAGGTGAGCGACCGCAGCATCATGCAGAGCCAGAGCCTGATGCTCGAGCTGCGGGACCAGGACGAGGTGTGGGTGCGCCTCTTCAAGGGCGAGCGGGAGAACGCCATCTTCAGTGACGAGTTCGACACCTACATCACCTTCAGCGGCTATCTGGTCAAGCACGCCGCGGAGCCCTAG